AGTTGTAAGTTGCCGTGTCAGCGCGTGAAAGGATTTTTAGTTTACGTGCTTTTTGAATTGATTTGCTTGTCGTGTGACCTGCAGCACACTCGTGATTAAGCAGAAACTCCCTGGAATTTATGTACAGCCATCTTACAAGTCAGCACTTAGTAAGTATGCAGAATGCTTGAAaatagagagagaggggggggggggggggggtagttcaACAAAATTGTGATTCCCGGTCATATTTACCACCGTTGTGTTCCTGTGTACTGTGTAGTGTGGTTTGGAGTCATATTCATCAGACATGGCTTGTACCAGGATGGAGTCTTCAAGTTCACTGTGTATATCCCAGATAACTATCCAGATGGTGATTGTCCGGTGAGAAATGTTTGTTCGGCTAATTAcctgtagaaaaaaaatcttaatttcATTCACACAAAGAGAAAACCAGCAAGTGTTTACTGCTCCTTTAGTGTGTGGTGTACTCAATAACTAATTGGAACCCGAGCCACTGCACGCATAACAATTTTTGCCGTAGTACCAAGACTGACCTGTGAGAGACAGCATAGTGCCATAGGGAATGCAGACTGCTAGAAAATATAAAGAAAACTAAATAGAAGACAAAATGGAAGAAGCTAGGCTAACTGTTTGCTTATCTGCTGTTACAAGCTTAGCGATTGTACTTGACATTTTGTTGTGGTAACTGACAGTTCGACCCAACCACATCCTCATTCACTTGGCCCAAGTCTGTGTTGGCTGCACATACAAAAAACTTAAATACTGAACAGGTTTCACATTTATGATGACAGCTCAACCCCCCACAACACACTTTCTGATCGAGGCTGGTCTACTTAATGTGAATTAAACTACTGGCCCTGTTTCCGTAACTCCCTTGACGATGCTATTGTTTTGATGTTCTGCTTTACAGAAATTAGTGTTTGACATGCCAGTCTTCCATCCACTCGTCGACCCAGTTTCCGGCGAGCTTGATGTCAAAAGAGCTTTCACCAAATGGAGGTGAACACGAATGCAATTTTTACACACCTTACATCAAAGTCCATCAAATGTTTAATTTGCTGTTTTGTGTTTTAGGCGGAATCACAACCATATCTGGCAACTCCTCATGTATGCCCGTACTGTATTTTATAAGATCAACACCTCGGAACCCATCAATCCAGAAGCTGCTGTATTGTGAGTGTCCTATTTGAATGATGTTGTAAAAAATCAGAACAAAGAAATTGTTGCATCTGCCCATATGTACCTTAGCTTATCGTTAATTATCCTCATTTGGGTCATGGGTGAGCCGGAGGCTCTCTACACGGTTTTCATAATCGTATTCCCCCTCAGGTACGAGAAGGACGTGCAGTTGTTCAAGAGCAAAGTGGTGGACAGTGTGAGACTATGCAACAGTCGTCTGTTTGACCAGCCCAAGATAGACGATCCCTACGCAATAAGGTTGGTGGCTCATCCTCATGCATTGTGATCTTTGAGTGTGTGATTAACTTTGTCGGCTGTTATTGTGCTGCAGCTTTTCTCCGTGGAACCCAGCTGTTCACGAGGAAGCAAAAGAGCGAATGTTTGCATACAAAGTAAGTCCATCACGAAGTTCATCAAGAGTACTTGTACTTGTTTGCTTTCTCAGGGTCCGAATCAGGTTTGTGCAAGAGCATGAAAGCAAAATAAATCGGCATTACTAAAAGTGTTCTGGTGCTTTCATACAAAAGTGCTGATTCTGTATGCCATATTAATATTTGTTATTTGCACTAGAGACGACCTGAGGACCACCACAAGGGAACGCAGGGCTCGGGTCTGTCCTGGGTCAAACCCGGGTCGACGCAGCCCTTCAGCAAAGACGACAGTCCTCCTCGGAGTTGAGGCTGCGCTCGCACCCCCCGCTGGCCACTAGTGGGGAGGCACACGCATCGCCGGCCGCACCATATTTGCGAGCCGAATCCACAAATAAGGACATTATGAATATTGCTCAGCTTTAAAAGCTTCGCCCACCAACAGCTTTAGCAGACATAAACCAAGTTGATAAGGCAAAGATGACAAATGGATGTCTCTGATGTAGAATCTAGCATTTCACATAGCTGTTTCAGGATCCATATGCACAGACTGGCTGGGCTCAGTGATTACATGCTGTCGGAAAAGTCCAAAAAGAATGCAGTGGATGTCACCATCTCGGCTCAGGACTGTTTTTATTCATCACGCCAGGAATGTCAATTACAGCTGGGCCAAGACCAGACTTCcaatctgtcatttttttttttttaaatcgtttcTTTCCGATGATAGCTTTTAAATGCGTTGCTCGATaaagagatcttttttttttttttggtctgcttGTTAAAAGTTTGATGTGTAAATAAGAGGTTTttgatttaaagaaaaaaaaatgcaattttgggtttgcttttttttttttttgccagtcttAAGTTACTAGAGCTATCCCACGTGACTCCAAAGGTTCATATTTGCTTTTCCCCACTTTTGTCTCTCCAACATGTTATAATGATAACAtgtacttttaattttatttgattAGACTATGATCTGGACATTTGATTGGTTTTCAAAGAAAAAGCTGCTAGATCTAGTTGTGAAAGAAAGGTAACCATTTTTTATAAAGCATCACCttcaaatcaattttattttgatatGTTCTTTACAAAACGATTTACATCACAACATAAGATGACAAGCTGTCAATGCATTCTTGTAACATTAATAAAAATGTTGATTTATTAgccgtgttttgtttttattttaattgatttGCCAGCAACGATACGCGATACTAAATCCCTTTTTTCCCTTGCTGCAGctatttcattttaattgtgCTTTTCAAATGAACCTGACCTAATCCATGTTGCAGTTTTGTAAAGAGAGTTTACTCGAAATATTTACAGAGAAAGACAAAAGATGTAATACCCCAACTTGGCCGTTCGAGGTCAGTATTGTCTCGCAATAGTGGAGCTCATCTCCGGGGCGCCTGACATGTTCGCATGGGAGGACTGACTTGTAGTCCATGTGCCAAAGTAAAAGCTCTCCGGATTGGCTTCTTTGGCTCACAACGCGGCCATCTTATGCACCGTGTCACGACACCACAACACACGGGGACTTTGGCCCGGAGGCAGCGTGATCAAATCAACCGCTCTTCAATTGTGGGCGGCGCCGTAGCGCCCCGCACTCTCGCACcgggtttgtttgtttctttaaactttatttgtttttgttttttaatgacacTTCTCTGGAGTGAAATTGCATTGAACGCCCGGACGTCCAATCAGGGAGGAGGTCACTAGTATGCAAATGTGCCGTTATCGGCAGTCACgtcagcagcggcggcagcaacACAGAAGCAGGCAACCAGCAGCGCCCGCGGAGGTGGCGGTGGTGGTGGCCGGGCTTGGGTTTGGGCTTGGCGGCGACGCAGAAGCGGCTGTGCGGAGGTCGCCCGCAGAGCAGCCAACTTCACCGAGAACACGCACGCATGTCTCCGCTTTTGGCGTCGCTTCGACCGGCTGCCTTTCGGGTAAGCCACCGCCGCCTTCCCTGACACTTCATTGCGCTCGTGTGGCTTCTCTTCGGagaggaagctgtcaaacgcctCTTCTTTGCGCACTTGTTCCACGCACTTTTCGAGCAACACAAACCGGACTTGGCGTAGTTTCCCCCCGCCGAAGTGAAGCTGGTCGCTCCGGGGTCCTGAACTGACAGCGACCGGTGCCGTTCGGTGGGTCGGTAGTGGGCTTAACAGTGTGCAATTGAAACTGAAACTCAGCCCCGGAAATAACACCCGGCGTGGTTGTTATCTCGGACACCATCGACatcgaccctaaccctaacccccccccaacCAACCTACACTTACACCCTCTTTCGTCCACCAACCCCCCATCTCCGCCACCTTTTGGCTCTCCCTCAGTGGAAAATCAACTATCTTCAACtattgctttttttcttcttcattcgACGCAGTTTGGCTTATTCTTAGAGAATTTGACCTTAAATCGGTGTCTTGGTGGATGCTACACTACTTGACTTGAGGATCTTGGCTAGAAGTAACACAACGGaatatagtaacaaacttttccTCGGTAAAGAAGAAATGGCTCAATTAGGGGGTCAATGTGTTCGTCTGTTTGTTGATATCATTGTGCAAGTCGTGGTGATGCTGCAAACAGCTGGAAGTCGACACATGTGAGGGTTCCCCTTCACTGTGGGttacaaggaaggaaggaaggaagcgtgTTAAGGTTAGTTAGAAGGCTCAGGATTGGTTTTCTGTCGATTTGAAAGAAACCGTGCAAGGCTTGGGTTGTTTTTGTGTCACTTCCCACGCTCTTACCTCAGTTGTCGATTC
This genomic window from Syngnathus scovelli strain Florida chromosome 4, RoL_Ssco_1.2, whole genome shotgun sequence contains:
- the aktip gene encoding AKT-interacting protein produces the protein MNLNPFWSMSANTSRKRPESEDQGGQGELKSSPSRLPFGKKQLPVIPKNAAAVTKPAALGSPAHSTNGPHAPYGPFYLEYSLLAEFTLVIKQKLPGIYVQPSYKSALMWFGVIFIRHGLYQDGVFKFTVYIPDNYPDGDCPKLVFDMPVFHPLVDPVSGELDVKRAFTKWRRNHNHIWQLLMYARTVFYKINTSEPINPEAAVLYEKDVQLFKSKVVDSVRLCNSRLFDQPKIDDPYAISFSPWNPAVHEEAKERMFAYKRRPEDHHKGTQGSGLSWVKPGSTQPFSKDDSPPRS